One part of the Thermoanaerobaculum aquaticum genome encodes these proteins:
- a CDS encoding formyltransferase family protein, with translation GDKETGVTTMLLDEGMDTGPILLQRATPIDPREHAPQLEARL, from the coding sequence CCGGGGACAAGGAAACCGGGGTCACCACCATGCTTTTGGACGAAGGCATGGACACCGGTCCCATCCTGCTCCAGCGCGCCACCCCCATTGACCCCCGGGAGCACGCCCCGCAACTGGAAGCCCGCCTG